From Plasmodium relictum strain SGS1 genome assembly, chromosome: 8, the proteins below share one genomic window:
- a CDS encoding E3 ubiquitin-protein ligase, putative produces the protein MNQVDDYDYFCHSCEDVKRTSDIEIIYNGEIKCKTCNSVGFVEKIDEDDPLSFHSINTNRENRTNREIRSSEINNNTSNINNRSSIYSNTSNNNTFVTNDNIFSDLMLFRNMYHQMFNPTFRSPEAEVHFTASVATSNNENINNDNINNETRNNSENRNTTDNRNSNENRNNNENRNNSENRNHYGRTYRYSRNTRNPRIITRAIDITNIPFNSPIRLNFHDLIDNILTNSFDNISLDQVLTIIMESDPSRNGPPPASEEVIKNLKVEVLTSERAKELESCAICREEYKENDEVHRITDNERCRHVFHCSCIIPWLKERNSCPTCRFELPTDDQDYNCKREELRERLNSEISRNNSLNNSNNINTNTDNNNNNNENINSNENSINRNENSTDVNENSTNRNENSTNRNENNINGNENSNNGNEETSYLPFTDEYDTNMFDSFTSAQTNSILQNFFNNFMASTNDAYRINRIFLSPNSFSRNNNRGVDTRNTYEHSQARQDENSSERFLSTEEKNGSKKNDTNEKDEDKNDNKNNDDNDNDNNDNDQSNNDNSNNNNNNNGSNNSNDNNRYNYNNGYNNNHSNNDYNSQDKNYTYNNKNDYKNNKLDDNNVKNRENNNIHLTVKLRENSNRPFLTENVFDTSNNFVNNGNNIASSNRTNPFQHYFKDLDQGYIDLNNSNNVNSNFNNSFTNKNNNYSNISKDKCNDNVNSYNTNESISRNANNIPNNEENSSINEILKDQSTLYDSNNRHKNMLKKNEKRIYEKFYTYTNGSNSNNNTRRNRESDNEKESSRKKSKNYENVDSYNSTSKNVNSYDDNKNNSNKYINHEQKNNVKKPNTVKKYFFDKLQWLTNYDNKEKKKNEKIQDLNNSNINQNNIKNENQKDNNENILDFQNFAKRNTTYSLKNNIKRDYIYVNDKNNDKDLNKHNNKDENIKNSTNVITNEECQKKKSNNNNNVSGF, from the coding sequence atgaatCAAGTAGATGATTATGATTATTTCTGTCATAGTTGTGAAGATGTGAAAAGAACTAGTGATatagaaattatatataacggtgaaataaaatgtaaaacATGTAATAGTGTCGGTTTCGTTGAAAAGATTGATGAAGATGATCCTTTAAGTTTTCATTCAATAAATACAAATAGGGAAAATAGGACAAATAGAGAAATAAGAAGTAgtgaaattaataataatacaagcaatattaataataggAGTAGTATTTATTCGAATactagtaataataatacatttGTTACTAACgataatatttttagtgATTTGATGTTATTTAGAAATATGTACCATCAGATGTTTAATCCAACCTTCAGGTCTCCAGAAGCAGAAGTTCATTTTACTGCTAGTGTAGCAACATCAAATAACGAAAATATAAACAATGATaacataaataatgaaactCGAAATAATAGTGAAAATAGGAATACTACTGATAATAGAAATAGTAATGAAAAcagaaataataatgaaaatagaaACAATAGTGAAAATAGAAATCATTATGGGAGGACTTATAGATATAGTAGAAACACAAGAAATCCTCGTATTATCACAAGAGCAATAGATATAACAAATATTCCTTTTAATTCTCCAATACGTTTAAACTTTCATGATTTAATAGATAACATATTAACTAATTCTTTTGATAACATTTCATTAGATCAAGTATTAACTATTATAATGGAAAGTGACCCATCAAGAAATGGCCCTCCACCAGCATCTGAAGaagtaattaaaaatttaaaagtagAAGTATTAACATCTGAAAGGGCAAAAGAATTAGAATCTTGTGCAATATGTAGAGAAGAATACAAAGAAAATGATGAAGTTCATAGAATTACTGATAATGAACGATGTCGGCATGTTTTTCATTGTTCTTGCATTATACCATGGCTCAAAGAGAGAAATTCTTGCCCAACTTGTCGATTTGAACTACCTACGGATGATCAAGACTATAACTGTAAGAGAGAAGAATTGAGGGAAAGATTAAATTCAGAAATTTCTCGTAATAATTCTCTTAATAATTCTAACAATATAAACACAAATACagataataacaataataataatgaaaatataaattcaaatgaaaatagtATAAATAGAAATGAAAATAGTACAGatgtaaatgaaaatagtacaaatagaaatgaaaatagtacaaatagaaatgaaaataatataaatggaAATGAAAATAGTAACAACGGTAATGAAGAAACAAGTTATCTTCCATTCACTGATGAATATGATACTAACATGTTTGATAGTTTTACTTCTGCTCAAACTAATTCTATTttgcaaaatttttttaataattttatggCTAGTACTAATGATGCTTATAGGATAAATAGAATCTTTTTATCACCTAATTCATTTTcgagaaataataatagagGTGTAGATACAAGAAATACATATGAACATAGCCAGGCAAGACAAGATGAAAATTCTTCAGAGAGATTTTTATCAACcgaagaaaaaaatggatCAAAAAAGAATGACacaaatgaaaaagatgaaGATAAGAAcgacaataaaaataatgatgataaCGATAATGACAATAATGATAACGACCAaagtaataatgataatagtaataataataataataataacggtagtaataatagtaatgataataatcgttacaattataataatggatataataataatcatagtaataatgattataatagccaagataaaaattatacttataataataaaaatgactataaaaataataagttagatgataataatgtaaaaaatagggaaaataataatattcatttaacAGTAAAATTAAGAGAAAATTCTAATAGGCCATTTTTAACTGAAAATGTTTTTGATACttcaaataattttgttAATAATGGAAACAACATAGCAAGCAGTAATAGAACGAATCCTTTTCAACATTATTTTAAAGATTTAGACCAGGGTTATATAGATTTAAATAACAGTAATAATGTTAATAGTAACTTTAATAATAGTTTTActaataagaataataattatagtaATATTAGTAAGGATAAATGCAATGATAATGTAAATTCATATAATACAAATGAAAGCATTTCTAGAAATGCCAATAATATTcctaataatgaagaaaattcaAGCATCAATGAAATTCTAAAAGATCAAAGTACACTATATGATTCTAATAATAgacataaaaatatgttaaaaaagaatgaaaaaagaatttatgaaaaattttatacttATACTAATGGAAGTAATAGTAACAATAACACTAGAAGAAATAGAGAGAGTGATAATGAGAAAGAAAGTAGtagaaaaaaatcaaaaaattatgaaaatgtGGATAGCTATAATAGTACTtcaaaaaatgtaaatagttacgatgataataaaaataactcaaacaaatatataaatcatgaacaaaaaaataatgtaaaaaagCCAAACacagtaaaaaaatatttttttgataaattacAATGGTTAAcaaattatgataataaagaaaaaaaaaaaaatgagaaaattcaagatttaaataatagtaaCATTAATCaaaataacattaaaaatgagaatcaaaaagataataatgaaaatattttagattTTCAAAACTTTGCAAAAAGAAATACTacatattctttaaaaaataatataaagcgggattatatatatgtaaatgaTAAGAATAATGATAAAGATTTAAACaaacataataataaagatgaaaatataaaaaattcaacTAACGTTATTACAAATGAAGAAtgccaaaaaaaaaaaagtaataataataataatgtatcaggtttttaa
- a CDS encoding RNA-binding protein, putative, which yields MGKYEMVKRGEEGDKYYYREERYDKLDNNSFTNKSDIYIKEKESYYMGENRKYISRSREKMVVGMGRENHKNENIYNNYKKPSLENHYVRRNELSNPDKNRNFSKNKKDYHQKFSRDRYYKRSPRRNFSKDRRKNSIYERNNEKKFKEKYKYEKENNKWNNNNNNNNNRFGLYNTHRIRNEKINNKRYSRDNDRKSYDNNSHKMNIGMMRRERQKDLRNHAYKKPDPCKIFVGNISTNAREEDVRRKFLQYGDILNMQWKRRFAFIEYFKSIHARNAIDEENGKMFFGEELSVQPHHPIAYGNKNDSRKFPPKFQRNFSPKKNESREKKNSLRIVVKNIDDNVSWQDLKDFGREVGSVNYANVVQGYDKEKYGIIEYYNYETMKKAIDVLNGKKFNGKYVVVLRYNESLLDMRHRNKEREFNNIKENNFANNDKYYYKDKIYREDLEDNKDKYRKDKFYDREKNYERSKYNKEKNDVFDRNDKNYKKGMNEKRRSTMDNERDNEMDIERDISHRSKQESKNNEIEVEDAEGSQRSDREYEKNEEEKERGRRRDREMDKGRKRERREREKQNSESRMERNLSVDDREIERERKRERIEREREGDKSESKNERNTSEDRKEMERGGKKEKEKIKNETKNEKNISEDERKRDRSERSKERSEERRERHEERRERIERREKSEERKERSERKERYERRDMSEERRDRSEERKERSERKERYERRDRSEERRDISEERRDISEERRDRSEERRDRSEERREKIQRSIMEGEGSEERREKTQRSIMEGEGSEEIENERIRIKKNKSESSYDRGKRKYSSEIEQKKSKKGKNDKEQDQMKNIYQENNSDYEYINEKRKCIKEKLEEKKVTNEKNENDKKKEKYKKEKYEKYNKNEIGDNQKNDYSNVESYKNEKSESLRNKRVDDQNLSKKAKERNEKDDGLCEKGKATMCKNDREQNVGDDNISYKSDRERSINSKYIKEKGDKNINQINKIDQDYRSRSSSKKQRSYKRNVNRKKVSNISEESGKRK from the coding sequence atgggAAAGTATGAGATGGTTAAAAGAGGTGAAGAAGGAGATAAATACTATTACAGAGAAGAAAGATATGATAAATTAGATAATAATAGTTTCACAAATAAATcagatatttatataaaagaaaaagaatcaTATTATATGGgagaaaatagaaaatatatatcaagAAGCAGAGAAAAAATGGTAGTAGGAATGGGGAGAGAAAATcacaaaaatgaaaatatttacaaTAACTACAAAAAACCATCACTAGAAAATCATTATGTAAGGAGAAATGAATTATCAAATCCagataaaaatagaaatttttcaaaaaataaaaaagattatCATCAAAAATTTTCTCGTGATAGATATTATAAAAGATCACCAAGGAGGAATTTCTCTAAagatagaagaaaaaatagtatctatgaaagaaataatgaaaaaaaatttaaagaaaaatataagtatgaaaaagaaaataataagtgGAATAATaacaacaataataataacaatagaTTTGGTTTATATAATACTCATAGaataagaaatgaaaaaattaataataaaagatactCAAGAGATAATGATAGAAAATCTTATGATAACAATTCACACAAAATGAATATAGGTATGATGAGAAGAGAAAGACAGAAAGATTTACGAAATCATGCATATAAAAAACCAGATCCATGCAAAATATTTGTTGGAAACATTTCTACAAATGCAAGAGAAGAGGATGtaagaagaaaatttttacaaTATGGAGATATTTTGAATATGCAATGGAAGAGGAGATTTGCATTtatagaatattttaaatcaaTTCATGCAAGAAATGCAATTGATGAAGAAAATGGAAAAATGTTTTTTGGCGAAGAATTAAGTGTCCAACCACACCATCCTATTGCTTAtggaaataaaaatgattctAGAAAGTTTCCTCCAAAATTTCAACGAAATTTTtctccaaaaaaaaatgaatcaagagaaaaaaaaaattcattaagaattgttgtaaaaaatattgatgaCAATGTTAGTTGGCAGGATCTAAAAGATTTCGGTAGAGAAGTAGGATCAGTAAATTATGCTAATGTAGTTCAGGGTTATGACAAAGAAAAGTATGGAATAatagaatattataattatgaaaCAATGAAAAAAGCTATCGATGTTttaaatggaaaaaaatttaatggaAAATATGTAGTGGTTTTAAGATATAATGAATCATTATTAGATATGAGGCATAGAAATAAAGAAAGAGAATTTaacaatataaaagaaaataattttgcaaataatgataaatattattataaagataaaatatatcGTGAGGATTTGGAAGACAACAAagataaatatagaaaagacaaattttatgatagagaaaaaaattatgagagaagtaaatataacaaagaaaaaaatgatgtaTTTGAtagaaatgataaaaattataaaaaaggaatGAATGAGAAAAGAAGGAGCACTATGGATAATGAAAGAGATAATGAAATGGATATAGAAAGGGATATAAGTCATAGAAGCAAACaagaaagtaaaaataatgaaatagaaGTAGAAGATGCAGAAGGAAGTCAAAGGAGTGATAgagaatatgaaaaaaatgaagaagaaaaagaaagaggAAGAAGAAGAGACAGAGAAATGGATAAAGGAAGAAAAAGAGAGAGGAGAGAAAGAGAAAAACAAAACAGTGAATCAAGAATGGAAAGAAATTTAAGTGTAGATGATAGAGAAATAGAAagagaaagaaaaagagaGAGAATAGAAAGAGAAAGAGAAGGAGATAAAAGTGAATCAAAAAATGAGAGAAATACAAGTGAGGATAGAAAAGAAATGGAAAGAGGAggcaaaaaagaaaaggagaaaataaaaaatgaaacaaaaaatgaaaaaaacataagtgaagatgaaagaaaaagagaTAGGAGTGAAAGAAGTAAAGAGAGAAGTGAAGAAAGAAGAGAGAGGCATGAAGAAAGAAGAGAACGAATTGAAAGAAGAGAAAAAAGTgaagaaagaaaagaaaGAAGTGAGAGAAAAGAAAGATATGAAAGAAGAGACATGAGTGAAGAAAGAAGAGATAGAAGTgaagaaagaaaagaaaGAAGTGAGAGAAAAGAAAGATATGAAAGAAGAGACAGGAGTGAAGAAAGAAGAGATATAAGTGAAGAAAGAAGAGATATAAGTGAAGAAAGAAGAGATAGAAGCGAAGAAAGAAGAGATAGAAGTGAAGaaagaagagaaaaaatacAAAGAAGTATAATGGAAGGAGAAGGAAGTGAAGAAAGAAGAGAAAAAACACAAAGAAGTATAATGGAAGGAGAAGGAAgtgaagaaatagaaaatgaaagaattagaattaaaaaaaataaaagtgaaaGTAGTTATGATagaggaaaaagaaaatatagcAGTGAaatagaacaaaaaaaaagtaaaaaaggaAAGAACGATAAAGAACAAGatcaaatgaaaaatatatatcaagaaaataatagtgattatgaatatataaatgaaaaaagaaaatgcataaaagaaaaattggaGGAAAAGAAAGtaacaaatgaaaaaaatgaaaatgataaaaaaaaagaaaaatataaaaaagaaaaatatgaaaaatataataagaaTGAAATAGGAGATAAtcaaaaaaatgattatagCAATGTGGaaagttataaaaatgaaaaaagtgaaagtttaagaaataaaagagtAGATGATCAAAATTTATCTAAAAAGgcaaaagaaagaaatgaaaaagatgATGGTTTATGTGAAAAAGGAAAAGCTACTATGTGTAAAAATGATAGAGAACAAAATGTAGGTGATGataatatttcatataaaagTGATAGAGAAAGGAGTAttaattcaaaatatataaaagaaaaaggtgataaaaatattaatcaaATCAATAAAATTGATCAAGATTATAGAAGCAGAAGTTCTAGTAAAAAACAAAGAtcttataaaagaaatgtaaatagaaaaaaagtaTCAAATATATCTGAAGAATctggaaaaagaaaatga
- a CDS encoding ADP/ATP carrier protein, putative: protein MENYYLKKKKKIRYKELYITTFLTHGGSNLISKFIVSPLERIVIIKQTQPVLFRNVLVQSSFTYKNIIRSIYMNQGLTCFWWGYNANILNFLSFSFLRLLFHDKIKYILSLENNKNNFLMNFFLLYASSCLAVSITYPLDVAHTYMTLNHEKIKNKKLYNRSIFFFIYDQLLKKKIRNIYCGYSLCLLNFIPYLLITTKLNDLFTKYFIELHLNRNNDELINIEKGRHISEEYKKLFNKSPSFFFYIFLGVLTGYTAQIITYPLETIRKKYQYYKLYEQNFPKSLNHYNYLNNTKTKHIVNRISNNYKGFLMHSFKLIPEYFIFSFFFYYVKNNMPI from the exons AtggaaaattattatttaaaaaaaaaaaaaaaaattagatataaagaattatatataacaaCGTTCTTAACTCATGGGGGATCAAATTTAATTTCTAAATTTATTGTATCACCTTTAGAGAGAATTGTaattattaaacaaacacAACCAGTTTTATTTAGAAATGTTTTAGTTCAGTCATCTTTTacttacaaaaatataataagaa gtATTTATATGAATCAAGGTTTGACATGTTTTTGGTGGGGATATAATGCgaatattttgaattttctATCGTTTAGTTTTTTAAGATTACTATTTCatgacaaaataaaatatattctatCATTagagaataataaaaataattttttaatgaacttttttttattatatgcaTCAAGTTGCTTGGCTGTATCAATTACATATCCATTAGATGTAGCTCATACCTATATGACTTTGAATCacgaaaaaataaaaaataaaaaattatacaacagaagtatttttttttttatatatgatcaattattaaaaaaaa aaattagaaatatataCTGTGGATACAGCTTATGTCTTCTTAATTTTATTCCATATTTGTTGATAACAACAAAGTTGAATgatttatttacaaaatattttattgaatTACATTTGAATAGAAATAATGATGAGttaataaatattgaaaaGGGTAGGCACATAAGTGAAGAATATAAGAAATTATTCAACAAATCTcctagtttttttttttatatctttttagGGGTATTAACCGGCTATACAGCACAAATAATAACATACCCTTTAGAAACaatcagaaaaaaatatcaatattataaattgtaTGAACAAAATTTTCCCAAATCATTAAATCATTATAATTATCTAAACAATACAAAAACAAAACATATTGTAAACAGAATTtctaataattataaaggaTTTTTAATGCATTCCTTTAAGTTAATACCTgaatactttatttttagtttttttttttattatgttaaGAATAATATGCCAATATAA